The genomic segment GTCCTGCGGGCATTGCGTGAGCACAGTGGAGAAAGCTGTAAATGAAGCGGGAGCGAGCGGCAAAGTCGATTTAGCAGCTGGACAAGTAGCGGTGGAGTTTGATGCAGAGAAAGTATCACTGGCTTCCATTAAAGAAGCGATTGAAAACA from the Paenibacillus sp. BIHB 4019 genome contains:
- a CDS encoding copper ion binding protein, translating into MENVTLKVEGMSCGHCVSTVEKAVNEAGASGKVDLAAGQVAVEFDAEKVSLASIKEAIENTGFDVV